One stretch of Deinococcus carri DNA includes these proteins:
- a CDS encoding ABC transporter ATP-binding protein gives MAEGVSARDAGRGTQEQTDLTAHRVPRPAPPHALQLRDLWLRLGREVILRGVTLDVPAGEGITLLGENGAGKTTLLRLLASGLRPTRGEGRVLGFDLRDGRAVRDLIHLMPVDAGLYPDLTGTENLDFALGMHGQRGDAAGALRRVGLERAAARRTRFLSAGMRKRLALARAHLLARPVTLVDEPFANLDDAGRQLTLELLGDLAGQGVTLVVAAHEPDLARQVAPRALRLAGGKLEEA, from the coding sequence GTGGCTGAAGGTGTGAGTGCGCGGGACGCGGGACGCGGGACGCAGGAACAGACGGACCTCACCGCGCACCGCGTACCGCGTCCTGCGCCCCCCCACGCCCTCCAGCTCCGCGACCTCTGGCTCCGCCTGGGCCGTGAAGTCATCCTGCGCGGCGTGACGCTGGACGTGCCTGCCGGCGAGGGCATCACGCTGCTGGGCGAGAACGGGGCGGGCAAGACGACACTGCTGCGGCTGCTGGCGTCGGGGTTGCGGCCCACGCGGGGCGAGGGGCGGGTGCTGGGCTTCGACCTGCGGGACGGGCGGGCGGTACGCGACCTCATCCACCTGATGCCGGTGGACGCGGGGCTGTACCCCGACCTGACGGGCACGGAAAACCTCGACTTTGCACTGGGGATGCACGGGCAGCGGGGGGACGCGGCGGGGGCGCTGCGGCGGGTGGGGCTGGAACGGGCCGCCGCCCGCCGCACGCGGTTTCTCTCGGCGGGAATGCGAAAGCGCCTGGCCCTGGCGCGGGCGCACCTGCTCGCCCGGCCCGTCACGCTGGTGGACGAACCCTTCGCCAATCTGGACGACGCGGGGCGGCAACTCACGCTGGAGCTGCTGGGCGACCTTGCCGGGCAGGGCGTGACCCTGGTGGTCGCCGCCCACGAACCCGACCTCGCGCGGCAGGTGGCCCCACGGGCGCTGCGGCTGGCGGGCGGGAAGCTGGAGGAGGCGTGA
- a CDS encoding restriction endonuclease yields MAVPDYQTFMRPLLKLLADGTTQRMRDIYAALATEFQLTESEMAELLPSGRQPTYMNRIGWAKTYLLKAGALESSQRGWVQVTERGRELLRTQPEINARTLTAFAEFQEFQGTGAVQAPTQAAPLPDAAASPNTLLSPEEQLAALYAELNKALAAELLSQVQELTPAQFERLVVEVLLAMGYGGSMRDAGQALGRSGDNGIDGLIKQDPLGLDRIYLQAKKWQNPVHSPEIRTFAGSLTYHKASKGVFLTTSTFSDGARTTAQQIGNIILIDGPQLAQLMIEYGVGVDIHSTYHVKRVNSGFFEEL; encoded by the coding sequence ATGGCGGTGCCGGATTACCAGACGTTCATGCGACCCCTGTTGAAGCTGCTGGCGGACGGTACTACGCAGCGGATGCGTGACATCTATGCGGCCCTGGCGACTGAGTTTCAGTTGACGGAAAGTGAGATGGCGGAACTGCTCCCCAGCGGCAGGCAACCCACCTACATGAACCGGATCGGCTGGGCGAAGACCTATCTGCTGAAGGCAGGCGCATTGGAGAGTTCACAACGCGGCTGGGTTCAGGTGACGGAGCGTGGCCGGGAGCTGTTGCGAACGCAACCGGAAATCAACGCCCGGACCCTGACGGCATTCGCGGAGTTCCAAGAGTTTCAGGGGACAGGGGCCGTCCAAGCCCCCACCCAGGCCGCACCACTTCCAGATGCTGCCGCCTCCCCAAACACGCTCCTGTCGCCCGAAGAGCAACTCGCAGCCCTGTATGCGGAATTGAACAAGGCTCTGGCTGCCGAGTTGCTCTCACAGGTGCAGGAGCTGACGCCCGCGCAATTCGAGCGGCTGGTGGTCGAGGTTCTCCTGGCGATGGGCTATGGCGGCAGCATGCGGGATGCCGGACAGGCCCTCGGGCGCAGTGGCGACAACGGGATAGATGGCCTCATCAAGCAGGACCCGCTCGGCCTGGATCGCATCTACCTTCAGGCCAAGAAGTGGCAGAACCCTGTTCACAGTCCCGAAATCCGCACCTTCGCCGGAAGCCTGACTTATCACAAGGCATCAAAAGGTGTTTTCCTGACGACCTCAACGTTCAGTGACGGAGCCAGAACGACCGCCCAGCAAATCGGAAACATCATTTTGATTGACGGCCCGCAACTCGCCCAGTTGATGATCGAGTATGGCGTCGGCGTCGACATTCACTCCACCTACCATGTCAAGCGCGTGAACAGCGGGTTCTTCGAGGAACTCTGA
- a CDS encoding heme exporter protein CcmB — protein sequence MNAALTLALKDLRVAGRTRDTLLATAFFAGLVLLVLGLALGGDTSARTSAQTAGVAAGAVWTALALAAAVGAQRAFAQEQEAGALEQLLLYPGAHGALYVGKLLGVLGPLLLVAAFTLPAGLVLFGAAGAGRAVPWAALALTTVLGVVGFAAGTTFYGSITVNLRAREALLPALAFPILVPVVIASVKATSLLLTGGWSPEVTTWVVFLAAFDLGTVILATLLFGFAVEG from the coding sequence ATGAACGCCGCCCTCACCCTCGCCCTCAAGGACCTGCGCGTGGCCGGGCGGACCCGCGACACGCTGCTCGCCACCGCCTTCTTCGCGGGGCTGGTGCTGTTGGTGCTGGGTCTGGCTCTGGGGGGGGACACGTCTGCCCGCACGTCCGCGCAGACGGCAGGCGTGGCGGCGGGGGCCGTGTGGACGGCGCTCGCGCTCGCGGCGGCGGTGGGAGCGCAGCGGGCCTTCGCGCAGGAGCAGGAGGCGGGGGCGCTGGAGCAACTGCTGCTGTATCCGGGGGCGCATGGGGCGCTGTACGTAGGCAAGCTGCTGGGCGTGCTGGGGCCGCTGCTGCTGGTCGCGGCCTTCACGCTTCCGGCGGGCCTGGTCCTGTTTGGCGCGGCGGGCGCGGGGCGGGCGGTGCCCTGGGCGGCGCTGGCCCTCACCACGGTGCTGGGTGTGGTGGGCTTCGCGGCGGGGACGACCTTTTACGGCTCCATCACCGTGAACCTGCGGGCGCGGGAGGCGCTGCTTCCAGCCCTGGCCTTTCCCATTCTGGTCCCCGTCGTCATCGCCAGCGTGAAGGCCACCAGCCTGCTGCTAACCGGCGGCTGGTCGCCCGAAGTCACGACGTGGGTGGTGTTCCTGGCCGCGTTCGACCTGGGCACGGTGATTCTGGCGACGCTGCTGTTCGGATTCGCAGTGGAGGGGTAG
- a CDS encoding cytochrome c biogenesis CcdA family protein produces the protein MFAPSGAPSVTVAFLAGLISFLSPCVLPLVPSYLGVIGGARAPLLRALGFILGFGLVFIALGATASSLGALLAPHKILLGSLAGVLIIFFGLVMLGVVRLPWLMRDTRALADAGGYGPVALGAAFAFGWSPCLGPALGSILGLAASSASLGTGVGLLAAYTLGLAVPFLLAALLWHRLNLRRLNRYAGIFEKVGGAVLVLVGLLMVTGQFTRLATFFYEVMPAWLKV, from the coding sequence ATGTTCGCCCCCTCCGGTGCCCCGTCCGTCACGGTGGCTTTTCTCGCGGGCCTGATTTCCTTTCTCAGCCCGTGCGTGCTGCCGCTGGTGCCCAGTTACCTGGGTGTCATCGGCGGAGCGCGGGCACCGCTGCTGCGGGCGCTGGGCTTCATCCTGGGCTTTGGGCTGGTGTTTATCGCGCTGGGGGCGACGGCGAGCAGCCTGGGTGCCCTGCTCGCGCCGCACAAGATTCTGCTGGGGAGCTTGGCGGGGGTGCTCATCATCTTCTTCGGACTGGTGATGCTGGGCGTGGTGCGCCTGCCCTGGCTGATGCGCGACACGCGGGCGCTGGCGGATGCGGGCGGGTACGGTCCGGTCGCCCTCGGCGCGGCCTTCGCCTTCGGCTGGAGTCCCTGCCTCGGCCCGGCGCTGGGGAGCATCCTGGGGCTGGCGGCCAGCAGCGCAAGCCTGGGCACCGGCGTGGGCCTGCTCGCCGCCTACACGCTGGGGCTGGCCGTGCCATTCCTGCTGGCGGCCCTGCTGTGGCATCGCCTGAACCTGCGCCGCCTGAACCGCTACGCGGGCATTTTTGAAAAGGTCGGTGGTGCGGTGCTGGTGCTGGTCGGGCTGCTGATGGTGACCGGACAATTCACGCGGCTGGCGACATTTTTCTATGAGGTGATGCCCGCGTGGCTGAAGGTGTGA